ACATCACCTGTACTAGCGGCGACCTCATCGCGAGGGCGGGGTCGCAATACCATGGGGCCGGCGCTTCGAGAGCTGGCGGGTGAATCGCCCGGCATCCTGAGCTGGGAAGTTCGTCGCGGGCACGCCCTCCCGAGTCGGCGGGTAGCGTCGAGGCACGTGACTAGCAGTTTTCGGATCCGGCCGGCGACGTCGAGAGACATTGTCGATGCCGCAGAGACCCTCGGTCTTGCCTTTGCTGACTACCCGTTCACCCGGCATACCGTCGATTCACGAGATCACCGAGACCGCGTGCGGTCGTTGCAGCGACTATTTTTGACGGAGATCGGGTTGCGATGCGGAAACGTCTGGGTATCAGATGATTTGACTGCGGTGGCTGTGTGGACGACGCCGTCTTCGGCGGGTCTGGACGCGGCTTTCGGTGATATCGCGGACCAGGTCACCGATCTGTATGGTGATCGAGCGGAAATGGCTGCGAGGGCTGATGAGGCGACCGCCTGCCTGCGGCCGACGGATCCCGTCTGGTATCTGGCGACGGTGGGTGTTGCGCCTGCCTCGCAGGGTCGGGGTCTGGGTCGAGCTGTGCTCGAGCCCGGGCTGAAAGCGGCGCGGGATCAAGGTTATGCGGCGTATTTGGAGACGTCGTCTCCGTCCAATGTCACCTTCTATGAACGCCTGGGGTTCGAGGTCGTCGGAAGCGTGCCCCTGCCCGACGACGGGCCGAAGGTGTGGGCGATGCTGCGGACTTAGGCGGCCACGGAGTTCTGTAGCTGGTCCGCGCCGTGAACCAGGCGCGTACCTGGGCATCGACGCCCCCGACCTGCTCCCGCTCCGCGGCGGTGACATCCTGATCGTCAACGCCGCCCACCCCGCAGTACGGGCGCACGCCAACTCACCGCCCGCTCTCGCACACTTCGTCGAGAATGGGGTGCGGGTGCTGTCGTCACCGAACCTGCACGCCAACGTCATCGCCACAACCAAGCAGGCGATCGTCGGATCTGCCGGAGCCTCACGCAGTTCCACCATCACGGACAAGGCCGTGATCATCACAGACGACCCCGAAGCAGTCGCCGCAGCCCGCACGTTCATCGACAGCATCGACCAGACCACCACCGTCGTCACGAGGTGTTCATCGCCAACGCCGCCGCTATTTGGGCGATCGGCCGAACCGTCCCGTTGCTGGGCATCGGTGGCCGGATGGGCACTGGGCACGATCTCCTACCGACCCCAGTCGACCGGATGTTCCTGTGGCACATCACTGACCACCAGCCGGGAGCCGACGAGACACTCGCGTGGGCGGCACACGCGCGCCGCACCTCGGCCGGGCCGGCCGCGGAGTACCCGGCCGAATGGCTGCGAGTCGACACACTCGCTGGCCGGGGCCAGCTCGAGCGTGGTGACGTGCTCCTCCAGGTCACTGCGGACGACACCTGGATCCAGTCGTCGGCGGTCGTGGACTCCGACCCGATACCGGTTCCACACACCGCCCACGCAGTCGCGTACCTGCCACGCATCCGCGCTGATCTGAAGCCGCTACCAGTGCCCGAAGCCGAAGCTCGACTCGCCGACCTCGGACCCCCCGGCTGCGCGCCGACCACCAGGTCGTCTCCCCCATCCTCCGAATGGGTAGCTTCAGTGGTGGCTTGGGATCGACCACCGCGGGTGGTCGGGTGGGAAGTTCGTGGCGCCGCGAAAGGCTTCGACCTCGTGACGGAAGATCGTCCTCGATCGCTAAGGGGCGGTGCAGGTCGGCGCGGTTCTAGAAGTTCGGTCCGATTTCGATGCTGCCGACGACGGTCCCGTCCGCCGCGTATCCGGTCAGGACGGGGCGGGGGCAGGGCTGCCAGCCGCGCGGGAAATGGGCGCGCGTCGCGGCCTTCTTCGCTCGATACGCTGATGCGTGCCGTCCGTCCCGTGCAGCACGGGACCCTGGATACCGTGTGAATCGGGGTCGGTGTCATGGATGCGGTGTTCTGTTGGTTGGAAGTGGCGGCGGCCGAGGCCTGATGCGCGCTGTCAAGCTATGGCGTCGAAGTCCATATCCATCCAGTGAATCCAGTGGCCGGACTCGTCCGGCCGCTCCCAGCAGGCCGTCATCGATGAGTTGTCCTCGGACGTCCGGAGCGTGCTGCGCATCCGTTCGCCCAGGAAGGTCCACGTGCCGTCCGTGTTCAGGCGTGCGGTCATCGTCCCGAACGTCCCGGAGCCGTCGAATGCCCGCATGGTGTACGTGTCGGTCTCGGTGTCGTGGTCGCCGATCAGCTCGAGGGCCTGTACGTGGTCGTCGCCCATCATCACGTCGACACGATGGATGACCCACATACCGCCGGCCATCCACTCGTACTCGTCGGTGCCGGCGATGATCGCCACCTC
This genomic stretch from Prescottella soli harbors:
- a CDS encoding GNAT family N-acetyltransferase, which produces MTSSFRIRPATSRDIVDAAETLGLAFADYPFTRHTVDSRDHRDRVRSLQRLFLTEIGLRCGNVWVSDDLTAVAVWTTPSSAGLDAAFGDIADQVTDLYGDRAEMAARADEATACLRPTDPVWYLATVGVAPASQGRGLGRAVLEPGLKAARDQGYAAYLETSSPSNVTFYERLGFEVVGSVPLPDDGPKVWAMLRT